Proteins encoded together in one Phyllostomus discolor isolate MPI-MPIP mPhyDis1 chromosome 6, mPhyDis1.pri.v3, whole genome shotgun sequence window:
- the GVQW3 gene encoding protein GVQW3 — protein sequence MSDRYLEQRISIKFCVKLNKSASETHHLLKEAYGNEVMSRARVFDWHKRFKGGREDVRDDARSGRPVTHRTDENIQKVKDLVCSNRQLTVRMMAEELNLDKETVRLILKENLNMRKFSAKIISAILKDNPKPQKLDFCFDLSKETRKNRLCVKKKVIGSETWRHLQCEAGGEMPLPVSHPRIHCAASQLLQASSSTSLPTRAAQDWFTLW from the coding sequence ATGAGTGACCGCTATCTAGAACAAAGGATTAGTATAAAATTTTGCGTGAAATTAAACAAGTCTGCAAGTGAGACCCACCATCTTTTAAAAGAAGCGTATGGGAATGAAGTCATGTCTAGGGCCAGGGTTTTTGACTGGCACAAAAGATTTAAAGGAGGACGGGAAGATGTTCGAGATGATGCCCGAAGTGGCCGTCCAGTTACCCACCGGACAGATGAAAATATCCAAAAGGTCAAGGACTTGGTTTGTTCAAACAGGCAGTTAACAGTGAGGATGATGGCCGAAGAGTTAAATTTAGATAAAGAAACTGTCAGACTCATTCTGAAAGAAAACTTGAACATGAGAAAATTTTCTGCCAAAATTATATCCGCTATTTTGAAGGATAACCCTAAACCTCAAAAACTAGACTTTTGTTTTGATCTTTccaaagaaactaggaaaaatagGTTGTGTGTGAAGAAAAAGGTAATAGGCTCTGAAACATGGAGGCATCTTCAGTGTGAAGCTGGCGGGGAAATGCCTCTGCCTGTCTCCCATCCCAGAATCCACTGTGCCGCCAGCCAGCTTCTGCAGGCCTCATCTTCAACAAGCCTTCCCACCAGGGCAGCTCAGGATTGGTTCACACTTTGGTGA